tgaaataaatgaataaagtaTGCATTGCCAATGCCTagggaaaaaatatatatagtataCCGTGGCTTTCCTCATAAAATCGGACCAAGTAATGGTTGTAAATCGGTACCTATTAAGCTCAGTGCTCTTATTTCAAAATGCTATTATACAATTACTGAGTTATTTGATGACAATTTTGCTTCCTCGCTCTAGCACTAATTAATTGACTTTTTTATTAACATAGAcatttaacttattttaatattgttttttatagTAATAATTTTGATCTGAAAGTTGGAAATTGtaaactaatattattaattattgacGGAAAATAAGAAATGTACGAGTAATGTAATACTTTCACAGCTTgatattcttttatttattgtacatgTAAAGTTTTTAGTTTTAAGCTAGTTTTTTATAAGACAGTGCTACGCCCTTGCAGGGTGACCATGTACCTAATCTATGTTATGTTACACCTCTTGTATCCATGGTTTtgcatgaaataaatgaaatgaaatgaaatgtgtCTTATACACGGTAGTGTAACattaggaaaccgaataattttaacggcgtattcctcatcatattagaaaagtaaaatgtcataattataaacttttctgaaattcgcctactttcagagttataagcatttaaaaaaatttacaattaGCTTATTATttcgatgatgccgttatcggacataatctaactatcctctcTCATCGTAACTCATAGCAAAaaggtatttttttagaaaaaaaaatgtttattttaagtgccagttcgagctctaatcactttatttaatgtCGTATATTCATCTTGACTGACACTAGCACCAATACTTTGAGATTTTAGTTCGCTTTTCTTGtagttcgtttttcgtcacgttcctaaatttgtccgattctgctttcgtcaacCATTCTTCATTCATCAACTTAACctgcagtcattatcgtctttgaccatattgagttgttggcctttttcttatttcgactcaatAGTTTCTCAatttttcgtcatttcgtatttgctcatattctaagttggtaccgacctaagtgcgttttcacattatccgatccgatatcggatgtcgaccAATATCCCATATTACATtagaggcgccatctttgattttttctattgaaatccttccgacatccgatatcggatcggataatgtgaaaacggactaagactaCGAAAGAAGTAATCATTGTAGAagcgtaatactttagttagaacttaggattagtattatcaatggtaatttcagttcaacttgtatattgacgtgtaaaagtgcccctgtggcctatttgctgaataaatgatttgtaatttgaagattatgacgattaaagaacgagacggataaagataaagatgaacaacAAAATTGATCCCtagttgagaaagaccatcgagaatcgtgacgaataaagaatggctgacgaaagcagaatcggacaaatttaagaacgtgacgaaaaacgaccCAAGAGTATGCCCTAAattcaaaaaacataaaaatttacCAGGGATTTACTAGGTTAGGAACGAGTGGCTCACTTGCGTTGCACGAGTTTCGTTTGGTGATGTTTGTGTTTATGTTAAGACACAAATCGTTCAAAATATTACATGAAATATTGTGAAATGCTAAAGTATTACAATCATAGAATTTCTTTCTTCTTATAAAATCTAAACGTAGCCAACGAAGAGCCTTCGGGCTTCAAGAAAGGCTTATCCCACAATAAGTCTCCAAGGAAAATAGATCTTCATTTCATCAAGGTCTCAAGTACAATGTATCCATTTTTCCATGCAAATACCGCCCCAGGAAAATGGATTTTCAATAAATCAAAGAGTTTCTTTGAATGAAAGGAATGGGACTCGAGGGATTTTTGTTTTGTGCGAGCTTGGGGCTATCCGTGCGCTAAATCATTTAGAGGGTCTCCGTCACCTTCCTAAGTGACAGTTTTAAGTCTGCAGTGGCTAAGGCGATAAATCAACTTTTTTGTGGGAAAGCTGGAGTCTGTTACATAATCAATGAaggtaaaaatatatgtttccCTTGCCGATGGAATACCAAGTTAGGACAATGTCCTGTGGTGACATTTCTCAATAACATTGTTGTAAAAGAAAATCAgtttttaggtaggtatttctAATTTGAGAGGATTTATTTAACTACGAGGCTAATAGGGAAGTAAGTAGACAACATGTAGACAGCGGAAATTTGAATCATgtcaaataaatacctattattaGTAGTCATGTCTATGGACATATTGGTGTAAAGGTTTCTAATTTACATACCtgttagtataaaataaaaagattgtaaattgtgtaatttataatttctacCTGGAAATTATTACTTAATAGAAGAGGTAGTGTAGAGGTAgttcataaacatttttatatatattatgtacatgacATTTTCATTTATACTTAGGTACATAACATGTACTCCCCACACAAGAAAACGGTACCACATTTTCAATTAAACATAATCAGGTTATTTTTGTAACAAAACGACCAAGTTTAGTTTTACGGAAAGCAACAACGCAGTAACTTTTAACTTTAGAGAACATCACATTTTACATCTGTACTGCCTGAATTACGAGCATGTGAGTATAACACAAAGAGTACTTGTCTTAAGATTATAAAATGTAAGTAAAAGTAATCATTACTTAGCGGttcttaaaaatacatattgatttgtataaaataaatgatcaCACCACACTATaatgaaattaattatttaatattcaaaaaactCGAAAATTGAAGGCTATTTTTAAATTAGTAAAAATATAGACAAGTGTCAAGTAGCTGCAGTGAAAATCTTTATCAACTGATCTTTGGTCCTTCAGTTAGGGGAGACCGAGGTGAGTTGTGACAGAGGCGAGTTGTTGTAACGTAGATTTTTAGAAACTTACTTGTATTCCCTATCAGCAAAATCACAATAGCGCGCGTTTGTTAGCCCGAGACTTAAACTAAAAAACCTGTCCTGTTGCGAGCTTACTAATAGTTAATACGTTCCTCGATCTCCCATACTATGGCTCAATCTCTCTCAAAAGGATAGTGTACGTTATTTTTCCAATAAGGATGTATTATGACCCTTGAGTTGCTGTTAAACTGTCCGATGGTGACGACCTCTTCGTCTGTTAGTTTGAAATCGAAGAGATCCAGGTTCTGGGCTAGGCGCGTTTGGTTCGTGGATTTTGGGACGATGATGAGGCCTCTGTCCAGCtgtgaaatatgaaaaaatttgTTTCTGACATGCTCATAACAACGGAATTTCCAGAAAATTAAAACCCTCTGTTTATTCAAGAAAATATTACACTGCACGTTATAGTCCGAATTTGGCGACCAATTGCATTAAATCTAACAGTCAACctctgggttggaaggtcagaacTGTCAGAAGCCAGTTGTTAGAAGCAACTAATGTCTACCTCAATCATTTGAGTTGCATTCGTCCATAGGCAACGGAGACTGATTACCATccggcgggccgtatgcttgctTGCTACTGACATAGATTCAAACAATGCAGGAACAACGCAAGGAAGATAATGAGTTTCAGGTTAGGTTTGAAGACTTTACAAAACATCTAGACAGATCAGCAGGCCTATGATGcttacaattttatcacttatctacgtggataaagcatccgtcacgttcttgCAAGCATGCATCAGTCTGAGATTGACAGAtatcttatccacgttgatacagtgataaaattggaagcaaaATAGCTCTGCAGAGTTTAGAATTTAAAAAACTCACCAAGTACCGCAGAACAACTTGGCTTGTGGTCTTCCTGTACTTTTCAGCAATAGCAACAAGCTTAGGGTCATCGAATTGGGGAGGCGGGATGTCCTTAGATTTGCGGGTAACTAGGAATCCGTGCGGGCAATATGCCATTACTGCCACCCCTAGCTTCTGGCAGTGAGAGACAAGAGGTACTTGCGTTAGGGCTGGGTGGACCTGTTGTTTAAATCACCATGAAAAAAATCTATTACCAATGATTCTAGCTATAGGTATATTCCTTTGCACAGCTACTCTTCATTGGTTTTAAAGcttatttagtttagttttatttatttcataatgataaattacattatttacTAGGCGACTTCCTACAATACCGCAGTTTCACAACGGTTCAAGGTCAAATCATGTAGTCCCTTTCTATTACATAACACTACCTCTTTCAACCAGTCAGATTTCCCTATTCCCTAAAGCCACATATACTGATTGTGATTACTATGTCACTTGGGGTCATTTGCACCACcaaaaatggtgggttaacccgaggttaccattctatatggaatttgacagttggcAGCCctctaaccttgagttaagcggttgatgcaagtggccctaagtataTTATATGATTACCTCTATCTGGTTGACAGCAGGTTTGATCTGACAGTTATCAATCAGCCTGTCCAGTTGTTCTATGGTAAAATTGGACACTCCTATAGACTTGGCAAGACCTAGCTTCTTTGCCTCTTCCATTCCTTTCCAGGTTTCCAAGTAGTCGATATCGGAGTCAGAACCATCAGCCTGCAAACGATTAAGTTGGATCTAACCAGAGACGTATGTAGTTGGGTAATGATACTTAAGCAACTCCTAAGGAGAATCTCATCATAAACAACCTTCTCCCTGGACCCTGCCTAAGCCCAGCCCGACCAAAATCCAAGTGCTGAGTCCATTACTGGGTCTTACGAACTTGACAAAGTAATTGCTATGAAGTGAGGTGCACTAGGTTAGAAACATAACCCTTAATAGGTCAGGGGCATATATTTAACCACCATAATTTTTAAGCCTATTTGACTAAATTATTGAATTCAATTTTGACCAAATTTCTGACACTCGTCTGCTTTATAACAGGCATAATATGTCGCTGTCGAATACGCGAAACATTATCAAGAAAGAGAAAACAACAAAGAGAGAACTACTTACATTGAGCGCTATAGGAAAGTGGATCAAGTAAAGGTCCACATATTCCAAATTGAGTCTCTTGAGGGACTCCCGGAGCGAGGGAACCACTTGATCTTGGGCGTGTCTGTCGTTCCATAACTGAAATGTGACATTTATAACAATACGTAAATGCCAACCTAAGATTAGAGTTCTCATTACGCTCGGTCATGAGTTCATGACCAACCCCACATGCCAATATGACCATGTTGTCGCGTCAAAAGTATCTAACATCCTGGCTCTAGGAAAGTCACGTGACCTGGGGCCAGGATATTAGGTACTTTTCGTGAGTTTCGTTtctattgatgctgactgtatcCTACCTAGACCTATTGACAAAACAAGCTTATTGTGtaatctttaatatttatttcaattcaaaattgtgaaagaaatattaaaattttgacttagttattatttaattcTCCTTTCTATCCCTTAGCgcacatatattaataatataccattgtcaaaattaacaa
The nucleotide sequence above comes from Leguminivora glycinivorella isolate SPB_JAAS2020 chromosome 18, LegGlyc_1.1, whole genome shotgun sequence. Encoded proteins:
- the LOC125235960 gene encoding aldo-keto reductase AKR2E4-like yields the protein MAGKAPVLELNDGNKIPVVSLGTGRGTAGHAPMDEVRQAVFWAIEQGYRHIDTAAFYQDEPEVGQGIADAIAKGMVKREDIYVTTKLWNDRHAQDQVVPSLRESLKRLNLEYVDLYLIHFPIALNADGSDSDIDYLETWKGMEEAKKLGLAKSIGVSNFTIEQLDRLIDNCQIKPAVNQIEVHPALTQVPLVSHCQKLGVAVMAYCPHGFLVTRKSKDIPPPQFDDPKLVAIAEKYRKTTSQVVLRYLLDRGLIIVPKSTNQTRLAQNLDLFDFKLTDEEVVTIGQFNSNSRVIIHPYWKNNVHYPFERD